GAAAAAAATTTCGAGGAAATCGTCAATGGATACAAAAATTACCTTCATCATTCACCTGATAAGTTAAAGCTTGTTTACGCTGACAGCATGATATTCAGTGCTAAGCAGTCTAAAAAGAACAATCTGATCGGTTCGGCTTATTTATCAAAAGGAATCGTTTACTACGGCTTGAAACAACATGATCAGGCCTTAGACAATTACCTCATTGCGAATGATTTTATTTCAAAAACTACAGACAACTATTTAATTTATAAAGTAAAGTATACGATAGGCCATATAAAATATTATTTAGGTTTTTATGATGAAGCCATATCGTTATTTCGGGAATGTGTTGTTTACTTTAAAAAAGAAAATCCCAGAGGCTATCTAAACTCGCTTCACTCACTTGGATTATGCTATAACAGAGTTGGCAATTATGGTTTATGTTCAGAAATAAATAAAAAAGGTTTGACCGAAGGCATAAGACTGAACAATACAGATATGGAATCTTATTTTATTCATTCGGAAGGAATTAATCAATTTTCTCTGAAGAATTATAGGGATGCTATCAAGCACATCAACTATTCTTTAGCTGTTATAAAAGAAAAGAAGGACTTTGCAAACCAAGCTGTTGGTTATTTTTATATTGGTAAAAGTTATTGGCAGTTAAATGAACATGAAACAGCGTTGCCTTACTTTAAAAAAGTCGTTCAGATTATTGAAGCTAAAAATTATATTCGGCCAGATCTTCGCGAGAATTATGAGTTGATGATACGTTATTATAAGTCTAAAGACGATTTAAACAATCAGCTTTATTACATACAAAAGTTACTAAATGTAGACAAGATCTTAGACAGCAGGTATCGATATCTATCCAACAAGATTCATAAAGAGTATGACACCAAAAAACTATTAGCAGATAAAAAAAGTATAGAAGATCTTTTTACTAAAAGAAAATACAATGATTCGATTCTGGGTTTGGTTATTGCTTTCTTATTTTTTTTACTAGTCTTTTTGTTATACAGGAATATTAACAATAAGCGTATTTATCGACAAAAATACGAAGAACTAATGACCAAAGGTAAATCCGCCAAAGTTGAAGAGAGACAAATAACCAGCATAATTGCTGATATAAATCAGGATAAAGTAAAATCACTTTTGAAGCAACTGGAGAAATTTGAAAAGGATGATAAATTCCTTGAAAAAGATTTGACTTCTAGCAAATTATCTGTAGCCTTTGGGACAAATGTAAAGTATCTATCAAAAATAATTTACCATTATAGAGGAAAAAAGTTCGTCGATTACATTAATGACCTCAAAGTAGATTATTTAATTTCTCTATTGCAAAATGATAAAGCGGTTAGAAAGTATAGCAATAAAGCTTTGGCTGAGGAAGTTGGATTCAGTACTACACAAAAGTTCTCTCATGCTTTCTTTGCACGAGCAGGAATGCCAGTTTCCTTTTTCATTCAGGAAATTAAAAAAGAAGAAATAACTGATTTAGATGAAAACAGAGGGGTTAATTTTGATTAATTCATTTAAAAATAGCATTTCTTGAATTATACATTTTAATATAAAGTTAAATTATACTATTTTCTTGTAAAAAATATCACAAACTAAATAGCTGTAAACTAACATATTACATTTAACAAGAAAATAATTAAATATATTTCAGATGATACTTAGTTATTTATATGTGTTTTATTTTACATTGTAAGAAAAACATGTACCTTTAAAACCGTAATTAATCTTACATTTTAAAGGTTTAGTTAATTGTTTTTTTAATAATTGAATAAAATAAATAACTAATAATCAATTACATATATGTAATATGTTGTAAGTTTTTTAATTGATAAGATAAAATCATATATAGCCAATAATTATTTAATATGTCAGATTTAAAAAGAGTATTTTTAGATAAAGATACTGTTGCATTAGAATTTACACCTTTTAGTCAAACTAGAACCTATGGCTTTATTTGCCAAAATTTTGAAAACGACCAGATAATTAACAGCATACATTTCGAAGT
The Flavobacterium humidisoli DNA segment above includes these coding regions:
- a CDS encoding AraC family transcriptional regulator; translation: MIKKYLLVFFLCLCLGNQIKAQENAFKNPDSLLRRDYDYLYDRIEQLQGDTINQSLYLKSFLLKSKSEKNFEEIVNGYKNYLHHSPDKLKLVYADSMIFSAKQSKKNNLIGSAYLSKGIVYYGLKQHDQALDNYLIANDFISKTTDNYLIYKVKYTIGHIKYYLGFYDEAISLFRECVVYFKKENPRGYLNSLHSLGLCYNRVGNYGLCSEINKKGLTEGIRLNNTDMESYFIHSEGINQFSLKNYRDAIKHINYSLAVIKEKKDFANQAVGYFYIGKSYWQLNEHETALPYFKKVVQIIEAKNYIRPDLRENYELMIRYYKSKDDLNNQLYYIQKLLNVDKILDSRYRYLSNKIHKEYDTKKLLADKKSIEDLFTKRKYNDSILGLVIAFLFFLLVFLLYRNINNKRIYRQKYEELMTKGKSAKVEERQITSIIADINQDKVKSLLKQLEKFEKDDKFLEKDLTSSKLSVAFGTNVKYLSKIIYHYRGKKFVDYINDLKVDYLISLLQNDKAVRKYSNKALAEEVGFSTTQKFSHAFFARAGMPVSFFIQEIKKEEITDLDENRGVNFD